ACGCTTTCATCCATGTTTTCAGGCAGACTACCGGCGAAAATATAACCATCATGGTCTTTTTCCAGCTCTAAAAGCTTGCGATGAAGCCGATCGATATCATCTGGCAATACGGAAAAACCACCAAAATTAATGTCGGTTGTTTCGCCGTTACTGGCGTGGACTTTGATATTGGTACGATTGGTGCCATCCACGCTGACAAACTGCGCATCTAGGTCACTAGCGTCAAACATCTCATCGAACAACTCTTGATTGTTGTGACCAAGGAACCCTGTCAAAGTGACTGATGCGCCAAGATCTGACATCACCTTTGCAACATTTATCCCTTTGCCGGCGGCGTAGCGGTACTGCTCTTTGACGATATTCACTTGATTCACCGCAAAATCTTCCGCTTCAGCTGACAGATCTATCGCGGGATTTAGAGTCACGCTAACCCATTTTATCGGATTCACATCGCCCTCCTTTTATGCAATATACTTGGTTTCGGAATCTCAACCTCAAGGGGCAAGCGCCCTAAAGCATGAACGGTTATGGATTTTTAATAGATTAAGTTATCAACCAACTGCGATATGTAGGCTAGATGTTCGATAAACTAGAATAATGTGCGTCTTTGCTAATATTGAGATATCACGCAATCAACTATTATTGGTTCGCGAGGCTCTTCCTAAATAACCGCCGTGGTGCCTGAGGCCGTACTCTTGTTTGGTGAACCCTTTTACTTGTGAAATAGACACTGAAATCGCATCGCAAATCGCCAGCATTACCGCGATTGTGGTTGTTGGTGCTAAGTTTAGGTGACACGCCTCTTTGTGCTGGCCCATGTTTAGCACATACTCACAATGCTCTCTAAGTTCTGAATCTGGATGCGAAGTAATACCAACGATATGTCGGACGCCAAGGTGGCGAGCGAGCTCTAAGATCTCAATCACCTCTCGCGATTTACCACTAGTTGAACAGGCGACTAGGATATCGTTACTGTTTACGATACCAAGATCACCATGAGCGGCTTCCGCTGCGTGAAGGAACACAGCCGGACTACCCGTGGAACTTAACGTCGCGGCCATCTTTTTCGCAATCAACCCCGCCTTACCTATCCCTGTGGTAATGACTTTACTGTCACACTCTAGGATTAGCTTTGCCACCTTCTCGTAGTTGTCATCGACTTCGATACTCGCAATGGCGGCCGCTTCTTGAGCGATTACATCACGTGCCCTTTGTAATATGTCCATGGTTACACCCTTTCACCTGCGAGATACTCAGTAATGGTATCTACCACCAACTTGTGATCTTCATACTGAGGAAGGCCAGACACGGAGATAGAACCAACTACACCTACGCCTCGAATAATCAAGGGAAAACTACCACCGTAGGGAGCAAACTCTTTGCCATCCACTAAGGACGCTTGTTCAATGGTTTTACCTTTTGCCTTGTAGTACTGGCCCATATACCATGAGCTATGCCCGTAACGGTCGACCACATTGCGCTTGCGCTCAATCCAACATTGATTGTCACGAGCCGTGTCAGGCATGGCAAAACTAAACAAGCGATGGCTGTTACGGACGATCTCGATAGCCACATTAACCTGTTTCGTCTCAGCACGCCTTTTGATCAAGCTGCCCAGTTCCCAGGCCGTTTGGTTGTTAAACGCTTCGAACTGCAGTTCAGCTTCTTGCGCCAATAGTTGGTTTAGATCGGTAATCATAGTAGCTCCTGTAATTTCACTCGACGCTTCTCTTTAGCACTTAAATAAGCTGCTTCAATCACTGCAATAACACTCAAAGCTTCTTGCGCAGGAACGGGCTCAGGATGACCGTGGCGAATAGACTTAGCCAATTGATGATAGAAGTTTTGATAGCAACCAAGCTCAGTCGTAACACGACTCTGGACGCCATTTACATCTGTATACTGGCCATAAAGATCTTCGCTTTCGCTACCCCAACCTGGAGTTCTGGGGCCTTTCTTCTCGCGCAGGAAGTCCTCTTGGCTATCCATACCATATTTAATCAAGCTGCCATTGTGGGCAAAAATCTGGAATCTTGGCCCTTCTGTCGTGCT
The sequence above is drawn from the Vibrio sinaloensis genome and encodes:
- a CDS encoding KpsF/GutQ family sugar-phosphate isomerase, whose protein sequence is MDILQRARDVIAQEAAAIASIEVDDNYEKVAKLILECDSKVITTGIGKAGLIAKKMAATLSSTGSPAVFLHAAEAAHGDLGIVNSNDILVACSTSGKSREVIEILELARHLGVRHIVGITSHPDSELREHCEYVLNMGQHKEACHLNLAPTTTIAVMLAICDAISVSISQVKGFTKQEYGLRHHGGYLGRASRTNNS
- a CDS encoding heme-degrading domain-containing protein, with product MITDLNQLLAQEAELQFEAFNNQTAWELGSLIKRRAETKQVNVAIEIVRNSHRLFSFAMPDTARDNQCWIERKRNVVDRYGHSSWYMGQYYKAKGKTIEQASLVDGKEFAPYGGSFPLIIRGVGVVGSISVSGLPQYEDHKLVVDTITEYLAGERV